In the genome of Populus trichocarpa isolate Nisqually-1 chromosome 10, P.trichocarpa_v4.1, whole genome shotgun sequence, the window TGCAACGATCATCCCTCATGCATGAACGAGTCTCTGCTGACCTTTAGAAATATTTGAATCTGAGTTTTCCCAatcaaaaatttcaaacaaaataatttgaactaCTGGACCAGCTCCTGAGAAAGCCACTTGATCGCACTTGTAAAATTTCTCCCTTAATTTCCATTTAATTAGGAATATGGAAAATCCAAAGATAAATACTTtaattgtataataataataatatgccTGTCATTTAATTGTAATCACCAACTCATCACCAGATTAATTATCATGTTATACCTCATCTTTGTCTCATGATGACGTTATAAAACTGATCATTTaagtaattaaatgaaaatgaaattaataccATGATCTAGCTTCTTATTTCATGTATATgaacaaattaacaaatataaatacaagATGTATAGCGAGTGTTCCTAAATCCAGGAAGAACGaaaggaaaggggaaaaaacctAGCTATAGGTATAGTTTCATGCGATTACACATGTAAGATCTAAAAGAAACAATTGACCATAGGAGCTGTCGTTCCGAGCTTAAACAACTCCATATCATTCTCATAAGGAGTCAAATTCAAATCCAAACACAAAACCCTCCTGCTATTAGATCTCTTCACGACAGGAACTGCTTTTTGATCATCAGTGCTAGGAGGGTTCAGAGGATCCACCTGGTTTCGATCATTCAAGGCAGCTCTATGTCTCCTCATGTGACCACCCAAAGCTTGTCCAATAGCAAACTCTAGTCCGCAAATAGAGCACTCGTGCGTTTTAGGCTTTGCTGGCGATTGAGTCTCGAAGCTCCCTTCTCCTCCCATCAACCTTGGCTTCTTGTGACTTGCACGGTGACCACCT includes:
- the LOC7458597 gene encoding zinc finger protein ZAT11 — encoded protein: MKRGLHEREIDSITMANCLMFLSKGRESYSFPSFDHAMSNISPARVFECKTCNRQFPSFQALGGHRASHKKPRLMGGEGSFETQSPAKPKTHECSICGLEFAIGQALGGHMRRHRAALNDRNQVDPLNPPSTDDQKAVPVVKRSNSRRVLCLDLNLTPYENDMELFKLGTTAPMVNCFF